In the genome of Serratia symbiotica (Periphyllus acericola), one region contains:
- the tal gene encoding transaldolase, whose translation MTDKLTALRQFTTVVADTGDIAAIKLYQPQDATTNPSLILNAAQIPEYRKLIDEAISWARDQSSDRQQQIADAVDKLAVNIGLEILKLVPGRISTEVDARLSYDTKTSVAKAKRLIKLYNEAGVSNDNILIKLASTWQGIRAAEQLEKEGINCNLTLLFSFAQACACADAGVYLISPFVGRILDWYQANGDKKEFVPHEDPGVVSVTEIYQYYKQHGYNTVVMGASFRNLGEIIELAGCDRLTIAPALLKALAESEGTLERKLSYTGEVRARPTALTESEFYWQHNQDPMAVEKLTDGIRKFAVDQGKLEKMLADLL comes from the coding sequence ATGACCGACAAATTAACTGCCTTGCGCCAATTCACCACAGTAGTTGCGGATACGGGCGATATCGCGGCAATAAAGCTGTATCAACCGCAAGATGCCACTACCAACCCATCGCTGATCCTTAATGCAGCCCAAATTCCTGAATACCGCAAACTGATTGATGAAGCCATCTCCTGGGCGCGCGATCAGAGCAGCGATCGCCAGCAGCAGATCGCCGATGCTGTTGACAAGCTGGCAGTCAACATCGGTTTGGAAATCCTGAAGCTGGTCCCGGGCCGCATCTCAACCGAGGTGGATGCGCGCCTGTCTTACGATACTAAAACCAGTGTCGCCAAGGCAAAACGCCTGATCAAGCTGTACAACGAAGCTGGCGTCAGCAATGACAATATCCTGATCAAATTAGCCTCTACCTGGCAGGGCATCCGCGCAGCAGAGCAACTGGAGAAAGAAGGCATAAACTGTAACCTGACTCTGCTGTTTTCTTTTGCACAGGCGTGTGCCTGTGCCGATGCTGGCGTTTACCTGATCTCGCCGTTCGTCGGCCGTATCCTCGACTGGTACCAAGCGAACGGCGACAAGAAAGAGTTCGTACCGCACGAAGATCCGGGCGTAGTTTCCGTTACCGAGATCTACCAGTATTACAAACAGCACGGTTACAACACCGTGGTGATGGGTGCCAGCTTCCGTAACCTTGGTGAGATCATCGAGCTAGCCGGCTGCGACCGACTGACCATCGCGCCTGCTCTACTGAAAGCACTGGCGGAAAGCGAAGGCACGTTGGAGCGTAAACTGTCCTATACCGGTGAAGTGAGGGCGCGTCCAACCGCGCTAACCGAATCTGAATTTTACTGGCAGCACAACCAGGACCCGATGGCGGTTGAGAAACTGACCGATGGTATCCGCAAGTTCGCCGTAGATCAGGGCAAACTGGAGAAAATGCTTGCCGATCTGCTGTAA
- the ileS gene encoding isoleucine--tRNA ligase produces the protein MSDYKNTLNLPETGFPMRGDLAKREPGMLQCWYEQDLYGMIRTAKNGKKIFMLHDGPPYANGSIHIGHSVNKILKDIIIKSKGLAGFDSPYIPGWDCHGLPIELTVEQLCGKPGEKLSAAEFRQKCREYAAEQVEGQKKDFIRLGVLGDWERPYLTMDFKTEANIIRALGKIISNGHLLKGAKPVHWCTDCGSSLAEAEVEYYDKTSPSIDVVFHAVDAATVAAKFGVSNFSGSISLVIWTTTPWTLPANRAISLHPDFSYQLVQVDGQCLILVAELVESVMKRADITEWTLLGSCKGADLTLLRFQHPFMSFDVPAIPGEHVTLDAGTGAVHTAGGHGPDDFVISQKYGLEIANPVGPKGCYLTGTHPLLDGKFVFKVNELIVDLLCEKGALLHGENIVHSYPCCWRHKTPLIFRTTQQWFISMDQKGLRQQSLEEIKGVRWIPDWGKARIETMLANRPDWCISRQRTWGVPMSLWVHKDTEQLHPRSVELMEEVAKRIEQSGIQAWWDLDAADILGADAADYQKVPDTLDVWFDSGSTHASVVDVRPEFHGHSADIYLEGSDQHRGWFMSSLMISTAMKGKAPYREVLTHGFTVDGQGRKMSKSIGNTVSPKEVMNKLGGDILRLWVASTDYTGEIAVSDEILKRAADSYRRIRNTARFLLANLNGFEPSIDCVAPEEMVVLDRWAIGRALAAQQDIEQAYANYDFHEVVQRLMQFCSVEMGSFYLDIIKDRQYTAKRDSIARRSCQTALFHIAEALVRWMAPIMSFTADEIWGFLPGKRAQYVFTEEWYSGLFALAEGENMNDAFWAELLKVRGEVNKLLEQARADKRLGSPLEAAVTLYADSELAERLNSLQDELRFVLLTSAAHVAPLADAPVDAQATELLKGLKIAVTTAEGKKCPRCWHYTTDIGLVAAHTDICGRCVTNVSGDGEKRNYA, from the coding sequence ATGAGTGACTACAAGAATACCCTGAACTTGCCGGAAACAGGGTTCCCAATGCGCGGCGATCTAGCCAAGCGTGAGCCTGGCATGCTGCAATGTTGGTATGAACAGGATCTGTACGGGATGATCCGTACTGCTAAAAATGGCAAAAAAATCTTTATGTTGCATGATGGCCCGCCGTATGCGAATGGCAGTATTCATATTGGTCACTCGGTTAACAAAATTCTCAAAGACATTATCATCAAGTCGAAAGGGTTGGCTGGTTTCGATTCACCCTATATTCCAGGCTGGGACTGCCATGGCCTGCCGATTGAATTGACGGTTGAGCAGTTGTGCGGCAAGCCGGGCGAAAAGCTGAGCGCGGCCGAGTTCCGCCAAAAATGCCGTGAATACGCCGCTGAACAGGTTGAAGGCCAGAAGAAGGACTTCATCCGCCTGGGCGTGCTTGGCGACTGGGAACGCCCGTACTTGACCATGGACTTCAAAACCGAAGCCAACATTATCCGCGCGCTGGGCAAGATCATCAGCAATGGCCACTTGTTGAAAGGTGCCAAGCCGGTGCATTGGTGTACCGATTGCGGCTCCTCCCTGGCGGAAGCGGAAGTAGAATATTACGACAAAACCTCTCCATCGATCGATGTGGTGTTTCACGCGGTTGATGCTGCTACGGTCGCGGCAAAGTTCGGCGTAAGCAACTTCAGCGGTTCCATCTCGCTGGTGATCTGGACCACCACCCCATGGACGCTGCCCGCTAACCGCGCTATTTCGCTGCACCCTGATTTTAGCTACCAACTGGTGCAAGTCGATGGTCAGTGCCTGATCCTGGTGGCCGAACTGGTGGAAAGCGTGATGAAACGCGCTGACATCACCGAATGGACGCTGCTTGGTAGCTGCAAAGGTGCCGATTTGACGTTGCTGCGTTTCCAGCATCCGTTTATGAGCTTCGACGTGCCAGCGATCCCTGGTGAGCATGTGACGCTAGATGCGGGTACTGGTGCGGTGCATACCGCCGGTGGTCATGGCCCGGACGACTTCGTTATCAGCCAGAAATATGGCCTGGAGATCGCCAACCCGGTGGGGCCGAAGGGTTGCTACCTGACAGGCACTCACCCGCTGCTGGACGGTAAGTTCGTGTTCAAGGTTAATGAGCTGATCGTCGATCTGCTGTGTGAGAAAGGCGCGCTGCTGCATGGGGAAAACATTGTGCACAGCTACCCCTGCTGCTGGCGCCATAAAACGCCGCTCATCTTCCGCACCACGCAACAATGGTTTATCAGCATGGATCAAAAGGGGCTGCGTCAGCAGTCGCTAGAAGAGATCAAAGGCGTGCGTTGGATCCCAGACTGGGGAAAGGCGCGCATCGAAACCATGTTGGCCAACCGCCCGGACTGGTGCATCTCTCGTCAGCGCACCTGGGGAGTGCCGATGTCATTGTGGGTGCATAAAGACACCGAGCAGTTGCACCCGCGTAGCGTAGAACTGATGGAAGAAGTGGCCAAGCGTATAGAGCAGAGCGGTATTCAGGCGTGGTGGGATTTGGACGCAGCCGATATCCTCGGTGCCGACGCTGCTGATTACCAGAAAGTGCCGGATACCTTGGACGTCTGGTTCGACTCCGGCTCGACTCATGCTTCGGTGGTAGACGTGCGCCCTGAGTTTCACGGCCACAGCGCCGATATTTACTTGGAAGGATCTGACCAACATCGCGGCTGGTTTATGTCATCGCTGATGATTTCCACCGCAATGAAAGGCAAAGCCCCTTACAGGGAGGTGCTGACTCACGGCTTTACCGTTGATGGTCAGGGGCGCAAGATGTCCAAATCGATCGGTAACACCGTCAGCCCGAAAGAGGTTATGAATAAACTGGGCGGCGATATCCTGCGTTTGTGGGTGGCGTCTACCGATTACACCGGCGAAATCGCGGTATCCGATGAGATCCTCAAGCGTGCAGCCGATTCTTACCGCCGTATCCGCAACACCGCGCGTTTCCTGCTGGCCAACTTGAACGGGTTCGAACCCAGTATCGACTGCGTGGCACCGGAAGAGATGGTGGTACTGGATCGCTGGGCGATTGGCCGTGCGCTGGCAGCGCAGCAGGATATCGAACAGGCTTACGCCAATTACGATTTCCACGAAGTAGTGCAACGTCTGATGCAGTTCTGCTCGGTTGAAATGGGATCCTTCTATTTGGATATCATCAAAGATCGTCAGTACACCGCCAAGCGTGACAGCATCGCCCGTCGTAGCTGCCAGACCGCGCTATTCCACATTGCGGAAGCACTGGTGCGCTGGATGGCACCGATCATGTCGTTCACCGCCGATGAAATTTGGGGCTTCCTGCCAGGCAAACGCGCGCAGTACGTATTTACTGAAGAGTGGTACAGCGGCCTATTCGCTCTGGCGGAAGGAGAAAATATGAACGATGCTTTCTGGGCTGAGCTGCTTAAGGTGCGCGGCGAAGTGAACAAGCTTCTGGAGCAGGCGCGCGCCGACAAACGCCTCGGCAGCCCGCTGGAGGCGGCGGTGACCCTGTACGCCGACAGCGAACTGGCAGAGCGGCTGAATAGCCTACAAGACGAACTGCGCTTTGTGCTGCTGACTTCTGCCGCGCATGTTGCACCGTTGGCAGATGCACCAGTGGATGCTCAGGCTACCGAATTGCTGAAGGGGCTAAAAATTGCCGTTACCACCGCTGAAGGTAAAAAGTGCCCGCGTTGCTGGCATTACACCACCGATATCGGCTTGGTGGCGGCACACACAGACATCTGCGGCCGCTGTGTGACCAACGTATCCGGCGACGGCGAAAAGCGTAACTATGCCTGA
- a CDS encoding hemolysin family protein has protein sequence MLNSILLILLLIAASAFFSLSEISLAASRKIKLKLMADEGNINASKVLKLQETPGLFFTVVQIGLNAVAILGGIIGDAAFSPYFKLILDRFLSPELAEQVSFICSFVLVTSLFILLADLTPKRIGMIAPERVAVRIINPMRFSIMIFRPLVWFFNGMANLIFRLFKLPMVRKDDITSDDIYAVVEAGALAGVLRKQEHELIENVFELESRTVPSSMTSRESVVYFDLNESETSIIEKVSTHPHSKFLVCDGHIDKVIGYVDSKDLLNRVLGNKSLVLSSGMQIRSALIVPDTLTLSEALESFKTTDEDFAVILNEYALVVGIITLSDVMTTLMGDLVGQGQEEQIVARDENSWLIEGGTPIEDVMRVLDIDEFPQAGNYETIGGFIMYMLRKIPKRTDFVKYAGYKFEVVDIVSYKIDQLLVTPLSDKPIATLPKVTD, from the coding sequence ATGTTAAACAGTATTTTACTGATCCTTTTACTGATCGCGGCGAGTGCATTTTTCTCACTGTCTGAAATATCTCTGGCTGCATCACGCAAAATCAAACTAAAATTGATGGCTGACGAAGGTAACATCAATGCCAGCAAAGTGCTCAAACTGCAAGAAACCCCAGGCCTTTTCTTCACTGTGGTACAAATCGGCCTGAATGCCGTGGCCATTCTTGGCGGTATTATCGGCGATGCAGCCTTTTCCCCTTACTTTAAACTGATATTAGATCGCTTTCTGTCGCCAGAACTGGCGGAACAAGTCAGCTTTATCTGCTCCTTCGTGCTGGTGACCAGCCTGTTTATTTTGTTAGCAGATTTGACCCCGAAGCGCATCGGTATGATTGCGCCAGAGAGGGTCGCCGTTCGGATCATCAACCCGATGCGTTTCTCGATCATGATTTTTCGGCCACTGGTTTGGTTCTTCAACGGAATGGCCAATCTGATCTTCCGCTTGTTCAAACTGCCTATGGTGCGCAAGGATGACATCACCTCTGACGATATCTATGCGGTGGTGGAAGCTGGCGCATTGGCAGGCGTGCTGCGTAAGCAGGAACATGAACTGATTGAAAACGTCTTTGAGCTAGAATCGCGTACGGTACCTTCTTCAATGACTTCGCGCGAAAGCGTGGTGTACTTCGACCTAAACGAGAGTGAAACAAGCATTATCGAGAAGGTATCTACTCATCCACACTCCAAGTTCCTGGTGTGCGATGGCCATATCGATAAAGTGATCGGCTATGTCGATTCCAAAGATCTGCTGAATCGTGTGCTGGGCAATAAAAGCCTAGTACTGAGCAGCGGTATGCAGATCCGTTCAGCGCTAATCGTGCCAGATACGCTGACGTTGTCAGAAGCATTGGAAAGCTTTAAAACTACCGACGAAGACTTTGCCGTGATCCTCAATGAATATGCGTTGGTTGTCGGCATCATCACGCTCAGCGATGTGATGACCACGCTGATGGGCGATCTGGTTGGTCAGGGCCAGGAAGAGCAGATCGTAGCGCGCGATGAAAATTCATGGTTGATCGAGGGTGGCACGCCGATCGAAGACGTAATGCGTGTGCTGGATATCGATGAGTTCCCACAGGCAGGCAACTACGAGACCATAGGCGGCTTTATTATGTATATGCTGCGCAAGATCCCCAAGCGCACAGACTTCGTCAAATACGCTGGCTACAAGTTTGAAGTGGTGGATATCGTCAGCTACAAGATTGATCAGTTGTTGGTCACACCGCTAAGCGACAAACCGATAGCAACGCTACCAAAGGTAACTGATTAA
- the ispH gene encoding 4-hydroxy-3-methylbut-2-enyl diphosphate reductase has product MQILLANPRGFCAGVDRAISIVERALELYGAPIYVRHEVVHNRYVVHSLRERGAVFIEEISEVPDRSILIFSAHGVSQAVRAEAKARDLTIVFDATCPLVTKVHMEVARASRRGTEAILIGHAGHPEVEGTMGQYSNLQGGIYLVESPKDVWQLQVKDENNLCFMTQTTLSVDDTSDVIDALRQRFPSIIGPRKDDICYATTNRQEAVRNLADDADAVLVVGSKNSSNSNRLAELAQRVGKPTYLIDSASDIQEAWLSQVRNIGVTAGASAPDVLVQEVISRLKALGCKEVHEISGREENIVFEVPKELRVDIRQALLNKSDLE; this is encoded by the coding sequence ATGCAAATATTGCTGGCTAATCCACGTGGCTTCTGCGCCGGTGTCGATCGTGCGATCAGTATCGTTGAGCGTGCTTTGGAGCTTTACGGCGCGCCAATCTATGTGCGGCATGAAGTGGTACACAACCGCTATGTGGTCCACAGCCTGCGCGAGCGCGGCGCGGTGTTTATTGAAGAGATATCCGAAGTGCCGGACCGGTCGATTCTGATCTTCTCAGCACACGGGGTATCTCAGGCGGTGCGCGCCGAAGCCAAGGCGCGTGATTTGACCATTGTATTTGACGCCACCTGCCCGCTGGTGACCAAGGTGCATATGGAGGTGGCACGCGCCAGCCGCCGTGGTACCGAGGCCATCCTGATTGGCCATGCCGGTCATCCAGAAGTGGAAGGCACCATGGGCCAGTACAGCAACCTGCAAGGCGGCATTTACCTGGTGGAATCGCCGAAAGATGTATGGCAGTTGCAGGTGAAAGATGAAAATAATTTGTGCTTCATGACCCAGACCACGCTCTCGGTGGACGATACCTCAGACGTGATCGACGCTTTACGTCAGCGTTTCCCCAGCATCATCGGGCCGCGTAAGGATGATATCTGTTACGCTACTACTAACCGCCAGGAAGCCGTGCGTAATCTGGCTGATGATGCGGATGCGGTGTTGGTGGTGGGATCAAAGAACTCCTCCAACTCCAACCGTCTGGCAGAACTGGCCCAACGCGTCGGCAAACCTACCTATCTGATCGACTCTGCGTCGGATATTCAGGAAGCCTGGCTGAGCCAGGTTCGCAACATCGGCGTCACCGCTGGCGCTTCTGCACCTGACGTGCTGGTGCAGGAGGTGATCAGCCGCCTGAAAGCGCTGGGCTGTAAGGAGGTGCATGAAATCAGCGGCCGTGAAGAAAACATCGTGTTTGAAGTCCCTAAAGAGCTGCGTGTGGATATCAGGCAGGCGTTGTTGAATAAATCTGATTTGGAATAA
- the yaaA gene encoding peroxide stress protein YaaA, which translates to MLVIISPAKTLDYKSPLATDRYTQPELLDASQQLIKSCRSLTPAKIATLMGISDKLAGLNAARFSDWQPKFTPENARQALLAFKGDVYTGLQAQDFNEADFDFSQQHLRMLSGLYGVLRPLDLMMPYRLEMGIKLENADGKDLYSFWGEQITKKLNEALEQQGDNVVVNLASDEYFKSMKPAKLHGSVIKPVFLDEKNGKYKVISFHAKKVRGLMSRFIIKNRLTQHEQLLDFDLEGYAFDESASQGNERVFKRPEQ; encoded by the coding sequence ATGCTCGTTATTATTTCACCTGCTAAAACGCTTGATTATAAAAGCCCACTGGCAACAGACCGCTATACACAGCCTGAACTGCTGGATGCGTCACAGCAGCTTATCAAAAGTTGCCGCTCGCTGACGCCAGCAAAAATCGCTACCCTGATGGGTATCAGCGACAAGCTGGCCGGGCTGAACGCCGCACGTTTTAGCGACTGGCAACCTAAATTCACGCCAGAAAACGCTCGCCAGGCACTGCTAGCGTTCAAGGGCGATGTCTATACCGGCCTACAGGCGCAAGACTTCAACGAAGCCGATTTCGATTTCTCCCAGCAGCACCTGCGCATGCTTTCCGGCCTGTACGGAGTACTGCGTCCGCTCGATCTGATGATGCCCTACCGGCTCGAGATGGGCATAAAACTCGAAAACGCCGACGGCAAGGATCTGTACAGCTTTTGGGGCGAGCAAATCACTAAAAAGCTGAATGAGGCGCTGGAACAGCAGGGGGATAATGTAGTGGTCAATCTCGCCTCTGACGAATACTTCAAGTCAATGAAGCCAGCCAAGCTACACGGCTCAGTGATCAAGCCAGTGTTCCTTGATGAAAAGAACGGCAAGTACAAGGTGATCAGCTTCCATGCCAAGAAGGTACGTGGGCTGATGAGCCGCTTTATCATCAAGAACCGCCTGACCCAGCACGAACAACTGTTAGACTTCGATTTGGAAGGCTATGCCTTTGACGAGAGCGCATCGCAGGGCAACGAACGGGTGTTTAAACGCCCTGAGCAGTAA
- a CDS encoding DUF1107 domain-containing protein, with product MRIFQYYNPLKVAKYVKTLFRGRLYIKDIGEFEFDKGKILMPKIHDKRHFSVMSEVNRQVLLLQSEMG from the coding sequence ATGAGAATCTTCCAATATTATAACCCTTTGAAAGTGGCGAAATATGTTAAGACTCTATTTCGTGGTCGGCTGTATATTAAGGATATAGGCGAATTTGAATTCGACAAAGGGAAAATCCTGATGCCAAAAATCCACGATAAGCGCCACTTCAGCGTGATGTCAGAGGTCAATCGCCAGGTATTACTGCTGCAATCAGAAATGGGGTGA
- the lspA gene encoding signal peptidase II gives MSKLICSNGLRWLWVVLVVLVLDFVSKQWVLSYLVLGQSEPLMPWFNLFYARNYGAAFSFLADHGGWQRWFFTGIAIAIVAVLLVMMYRSSAQQKLNNIAYAFIIGGALGNMFDRLWDGFVVDFIDFYIGSWHYPTFNLADSFICVGAAMIVLEGFLSPANQRANKKGE, from the coding sequence ATGAGTAAATTAATCTGTTCGAATGGCTTACGCTGGCTGTGGGTGGTATTGGTAGTACTGGTGCTGGATTTCGTTAGCAAGCAGTGGGTGCTCAGCTACTTGGTGCTGGGCCAGTCCGAACCGTTGATGCCATGGTTCAATTTGTTCTATGCCCGTAACTACGGTGCTGCGTTCAGTTTCCTGGCCGATCATGGTGGCTGGCAGCGCTGGTTCTTTACTGGTATCGCCATCGCTATCGTGGCGGTACTGCTGGTGATGATGTACCGCAGCAGCGCGCAGCAGAAGCTAAACAATATCGCCTATGCTTTCATCATCGGTGGCGCGCTCGGCAACATGTTCGATCGCCTATGGGACGGTTTTGTAGTCGACTTTATCGATTTTTATATCGGCAGCTGGCATTACCCAACTTTCAACCTAGCGGATAGCTTTATCTGCGTGGGGGCGGCGATGATCGTGTTGGAAGGTTTCCTGTCGCCAGCGAACCAACGCGCAAATAAAAAAGGTGAGTAA
- the fkpB gene encoding FKBP-type peptidyl-prolyl cis-trans isomerase: MAVQVIAGSAVLVHFTLKLEDGAIADSTRSSGKPALFRLGDGSLSAPLEEQLLGLHVGDTYTFTLPPQAAFGVENPDLIQFFSPRDFAEIGVPEVGTIMLFTAIDGSEMPGVVRAVVEDSITVDFNHRLAGHPVTFDIEVLAIDPQQEATHANIAG; the protein is encoded by the coding sequence ATGGCGGTTCAGGTTATCGCTGGCAGTGCAGTTCTGGTCCACTTTACGCTGAAACTGGAGGATGGCGCGATCGCCGATTCTACCCGCAGCAGCGGCAAACCGGCGCTGTTCCGCCTGGGTGACGGCAGCCTGTCGGCACCGCTAGAAGAGCAACTGCTCGGTTTGCATGTAGGTGACACATACACTTTTACCTTACCGCCGCAAGCGGCCTTCGGCGTAGAGAACCCTGATCTGATCCAGTTCTTTTCACCCCGCGACTTTGCGGAAATCGGCGTGCCGGAGGTAGGCACCATCATGCTGTTTACCGCTATTGATGGTAGTGAAATGCCGGGCGTGGTACGTGCAGTGGTGGAAGATTCGATCACTGTTGATTTCAACCATCGATTGGCAGGCCACCCGGTGACCTTCGATATCGAAGTGCTGGCGATTGACCCACAGCAGGAGGCGACGCATGCAAATATTGCTGGCTAA